One genomic segment of Helianthus annuus cultivar XRQ/B chromosome 14, HanXRQr2.0-SUNRISE, whole genome shotgun sequence includes these proteins:
- the LOC110907430 gene encoding uncharacterized protein LOC110907430, which yields MSGRGGRNSGRGGGRGGGRGNIAMNQAELTDLIDTRVVEALAAYQAGQQVNQNQNNLPICTFKTFMDCKPQTFSGTEGAAGQLRWFEKVESVFAMCNCPVGDRVKYTTGTLGDGALTWWNAQVQMLGIEMADATTWDDFKELMREEYCHRDESQKLENEYYNLKIEGSEIEAYTKRSHELANMCPSLSRPPPRRIELYIKGLAPQVKSLVTAANLNNVPQIIRLAHKITDQEVEHGSLPPRVSATPTATTTPASDNKRKWNDADKVSN from the exons atgagtggacgtggtgGACGTAATAGTGGACGTGGTGGTGGCCGCGGCGGTGGACGTGGCAACATTGCTATGAATCAGGCCGAATTAACAGACCTAATCGACACTCGTGTGGttgaagccctagcggcttatcaggctg GTCAACAAGTGAATCAGAATCAAAACAATCTGCCTATTTGCACGTTTAAgacgttcatggattgtaagccacagacattcagtgggactgaaggagcTGCGGGGCAACTTCGTTGGTTTGAGAAAGTTGAGTCAGTCTTTGCTATGTGtaactgtcccgtgggggaccgAGTGAAGTATACTACAGGAACATTGGGggatggtgccttaacttggtggaatgcccaagtgcagATGTTGGGCATCGAAATGGCCGATgccactacttgggatgatttcaaggagttgatgcggGAAGAGTACTGTCATCGTGATGAGAGTCAGAAACTCGAGAATGAATACTACAATCTGAAGATTgaggggtctgagatcgaggcttacacgaaacgatCTCATGAGCTAGCAAACATGTGCCCTAGCTTATCTCGACCCCCACCTCGAAGAAttgaattgtacatcaagggcttaGCACCGCAAGttaagagtttggtcactgctgCAAATCTTAACAACGTGCCACAGATCATTCGTTTAGCACACAAGATTACCGACCAAGAGGTCGAGCATGGTTCGCTACCGCCTCGTGTTTCTGCTACTCCTACAGCTACTACTACCCctgctagtgataacaagcgcaagtggaATGATGCGGACAAGGTGTCCAACTAG